TCGGCGCTGGCCGCTGGGATGCGCTCGCCGCGCTCGACGCCACGCTCACCGAGCGCGCCTCCCACGCGCCCGCGCACGACGAGAAGCCCGGCTACACGCGACGCCTGCTCGGTGACAGGAACCTGCGCCTGAAGAAGCTGGGCGAAGAGGCCGCGGAGCTGGTGACGGCCTGCGCGGACGCTGACTCGAGCCGCGCGGTGGAGGAGGCCGCCGACCTGCTCTACCACCTGCTCGTCGCCATCAAGCCCCTGGGCCTCTCGCTCGAGGACGTGAAGGCCGTGCTCGCGCGTCGCGCGACGCCTCCCGTTTCAAGCAACACGAGATGAAGCCATCGCACTTCACGTGAAATCCACGCGGGGCTGTCCGGACATTCCACGTATCAGTCCCCGAATTCCGGACGTGTCAGCGTCGACCCAGCGGGATTTGTCCGTCACGGCTGCATCCTCACAGCAGCACTGCGACGAGGAGGTGATCGCACTGAGCAGTGACTCTCTTCAATGAAAGGAGTGTTCCTGCTACACATCCAGACGCGCGGCGCAGTGGAGAACGCCGGCCGGGCGCTTCTTGGAATCGAAACCGTCCGCCTCACCGGAGGCATCGTGAACGGCCCCACCACGTACAAGGCAGAGCTCATCGACCGAGTCATCTTCTCCCGCTGGCAGAATCCTCCGACCAAGGAGGATGTCGCGGCGATCCTGGCTCAGATGGAAGAGGCGGCGACGAGCCTCAACACGCGCCTCATCTACATCGGCTCCGTGAGCCCGAAGTCCAAGGTGCCCGACGCGAACGAGCGCACCATCCTCAACAACTTCCTGGTGGACGCGCGCAAGAAGTGTGTCGAGCAGGCGTGGCTCATCTACGAGGGCACGGACCTGCAGCACAACCTCCAGCGCGTCATCATCTCCGGCGTGCTCATCCTCACCCGCACCTTCGACAACTTCCTGTCGGTGGCGAAGTCGGGCGAGTCCATCGTCAAGGACGTGAGCACCGTCCTGAAGAAGGACGCGGCGCCCATCTTCCAGCTGGCCAAGGAGCGCGGCCTCGTCGCCTGAGGCCGCCCCGGCGCCGCTCACCGGGCGCCGAGTATCTCCATCTCCGCGAGCTGGCCGTCCGCGCTCTCCGGGAACACGCTGACCGCGTCCACGTCCACCAGCGGCACGGTCAGCACGCAGCGCTCCCACGCGCCCGTGCCCTGGTAGCGGCACACCGTGGGATTCACGAACGAGAAGCCTCCCTCCGGGTCCGCGAGCCCCACGCCCTTCGGGGTGCGCACGATGGCGCGCAGCGAGCCTGCGCCCTTCGCCCGGACGCTCACGCCCACCAGGTGCTTGAGCGTGGGCGCGTAGCCCGCGCGCAGCGCCCCATCCGCCGTCCAGCGCGAGGTCCTGGCCGCGTTGCTCACCGCGACGCGCGTGTTCTCGTCGCCGTCGAAGGCCTGGAAGCCCGGCTGCGCTCCGGTGACCTGGTCGGGCTTCACCGGCGCGGTCTCCACGCGCGGCCCGCTGGCGAGCGTCCGCAGCGTGGGCACCTTGTCCCCCTGCTGGAGCGCCGCCGCGCGCAGCACGGACACAGGAAGGTGCCCGGCGCCCTGGCAGCGGGGCGCCAGGCCCTCCAGGAGCGGAAGCACGGTCGCGGGCAGGGCGACGTCCGCCTGGGCGGCCGGGGCCAGCCCCAACCGGACGATGGTGTCACAGGCCCCCGCCGTGCCCGGCCCGGCGTGCTCCAGGTTCCACTGGAGCTCGGGGACCTCCGGCGCGCGGCCCACCGTGGCGTCCAGCAGGGCCTGACCCACGCGCTGCGCGCAGGGATTCACCCGGCCGGGGCACTGCTCGCACAGCGTGGCCAGGAGGCCCCGCAGCGGAGTGTCCACTCCCTGGCTGAACGGGGCCCGGGCGTTGAGGGCCGGGCCCAGCTCACAGGCGCGCGCGGTGGGCTCGGCGCAGGCCTTCAGTCGCGCTCGGGCGTCGTCCAGGACGCTGGGGACCTCGGGGGCGCGCAGGGCTGCGTCCAGGGCCCGCTCCAGGGCGAGACAGTCGGGTGACGGGAGCATCACGGGGGCAGCCGGGGAGGCGGCGGCCCGGGCGGGGGGACGCTCGGGCGGGGCAGCGCTCGTCACATCCGGGTGCGTCACGCACCACAGACGGCCGAAGGCGATGAGCCCCACGAGCATCAGCAGGAGGGTCCTGAGCGGGAAACGGCGCACGAGCAATCTCCTTGATTCCAACCGGGAGCGGGGGTTATCAGCCCCACCGGGTTCCATCCGCAAATAATGACGGAGGCATGCGTGGCTGAGACGTTCGACGTGGTGATCATCGGTTCGGGCCCTGGCGGCTACGTGGGCGCCATCCGCGCGGGGCAACTCGGGCTGAAGACGGCCATCATCGAGAAGGACAAGCGTCTGGGTGGCACGTGCCTCCACCGCGGGTGCATCCCCACCAAGTCCCTGCTGTGGACGGCGGAGCTGTTCCACCACGTCAAGGAGGCCGGGGACTTCGGCATCGACCTGTCGAGCCCGACGGTCAACTGGCCGAACGCGATGAAGCACAAGGACAAGGTCGTCACCAAGGGTGCCAACGGCATCGACTTCTTGATGAAGAAGAACAAGGTGACGGTCATCAAGGGCCACGGCCGCATCGCGGGCAAGGGCAAGGTGGAGGTCACCGCCGCCGACGGCACCAAGCAGGTGCTGGACGCCAAGAACATCATCATCGCGACGGGCTCGGTCCCCAAGTCCCTGCCGAACGTGCCGGTGGACCACAAGCGCGTGCTCAACAGCGACTCCATCCTGCAGATCGAGCGCATCCCCAAGAGCATCATCGTCCTGGGCGCGGGCGCGGTCGGCTGTGAGTTCGCGTCCATCTTCAACCACGTGGGCAGCAAGACGGCCATCGTGGAGTACCTGCCGGCGCTCCTGCCCATCGAGGACGCGGACATCTCCAAGGAGCTGGAGAAGATCTTCCGTCGCCGCGGCATCGACGTGCACACGGGCTCCGCGGTGGAGAAGGTGGAGCACACGGCGGACGGCGTGCGCGTCACGATGAAGGTCGGCAACGAGACCAAGACGCTGGAGGCGGAGATCCTCCTGTCGGCCGTGGGCCGCTCGCCGGTGACGGACGACGTGGGCCTGGACAAGACGTCCATCAAGACCGACCGCGGCTACATCAAGGTCGACTCGATGCTGCGCACCAGCGAGCCCAACGTCTACGCGGTGGGCGACGTCATCCCCACCCCGATGCTGGCCCACATGGCCAGCTCCGAGTGCGTGCTCGCCGTGGAGCACATCGCGGGGAAGAACCCGCAGCCTATCAACTACGACCTCACCCCGTCCGCCACGTACTGCTACCCCGAGGTCGCCTCGGTGGGCCTGACGGAGAAGAAGGCCAAGGAGCGCGGCTACGACGTCAAGATCGGCAACGCCCCGTTCGGCGCGGTGACGAAGTCCGCCATCACCAACGAGTCCACGGGCCTCATCAAGATCGTCTCCGACAAGAAGTACGACGAGGTGCTGGGCATCCACATCATCGGCCCGCACGCCACGGAGCTGCTCGCCGAGGCCTGCGTCGCGCTGAAGCTGGAGATCACCACCGAGGAGCTGGCGGGCACCATCCACGCCCACCCGACGCTCTCGGAGATCGTCCACGAGGGCGCCGAGGCCACGCTGGGTCACCCGCGCCACTTCTAGTCGGCGAGGGTAGAGGACGGGCGCCCCCATGGGTGCTCGCCAGGGCCGTCCCCGGAGCGAGCGCTTCGAGGGCGGCCTCGTGCTTTCCGGGGGCCAGGCACGACTCGCCAGGAGGGCCGGCAACAGGGCTGTCGGGCCGCTGGAGGGTTGGCGCGGGGGCCAGGGCGCTCTCACGGGGGCTGCCCGGCCGGGACGCGGGCATTAGTAGGGAGACGACGTGCGCGAAGGCCCTGCGGGTGCTAACGCCTCGCGTTAGAGGCTTCCCGCTTGAACGTCTTCCGCCCAAACCATAGAAGGCCCGCGACCCATGGCGACTCCTGACCGGTTCCCTCTCCCCCAGGTGACAGAGACGACCCGCAAGCCGGACTGGCTGAAGGTGCGCCTGCCTCACGGCGAAGGGTACGAGCGGGTGAAGGCCATCGTGAAGCGCACGAAGCTGGCCACCGTGTGCGAAGAGGCCCGCTGCCCGAACATCGCCGAGTGCTGGGGTGGCGGCACGGCCACGGTGATGTTGATGGGCGAGGTCTGCACGCGCGCGTGCCGCTTCTGCCACGTGAAGGTGGGCGCTCCGCCGCCGTTGGATCCGATGGAGCCCATCCACCTGGCCCAGGCCGTCAAGGAGATGGACCTGGAGTACATCGTCGTCACGTCGGTGAACCGGGATGACCGGCCCGACGGTGGCGCCAGCCACTTCGCCTCCGCGATTCGCGAGCTGCGCCGCGAGAGCCCGCGCACCATCGTCGAGGTGCTCATCCCCGACTTCAAGGGCGTGGAGAAGGACCTGGCCACGGTGGCCGAGGCCCGGCCGCACGTCGTCGCGCACAACGTGGAGACGGTGGAGCGCCTGACGCCGACGGTGAGAGACCGCCGCGCGAAGTACGCCCAGTCGCTGCGCGTGCTCGAGTACCTGAAGCACCGCCCCGAGGGCATCTACACCAAGACGTCCGTCATGGTGGGCCTGGGCGAGACGGACGCCGAGCTGGAGCAGACCTTCAAGGATTTGCGCGGCGTGGGCGTGGACGTGCTCACGCTGGGACAGTACCTGCAGCCCTCGCAGTACCACCTGCGCGTGGAGCGCTTCGTCACTCCGGCGCAGTTCGAGTCGTACAAGAAGCTGGCCGAGTCCTACGGTTTCCTCTACGTGGCCTCGGGTCCGCTGGTTCGTTCCAGCTATCGCGCCGCCGAGTTCTTCATGAAGGGCCTGATGGAGCGCGAGCGCCTGGAGCGGCTCGGCTGAGCGGGCCCGAATCGAGCCTTGACGCAACCCCCGTTCCTCTCGGAAAGACACCCCATGGCAACCTTCGAATTCAAGCTCCCCGACCTCGGTGAAGGCGTGATGGAGGGCGAGCTGGTCAAGTGGCACGTCAAGGCCGGCGACGTCGTCAAGGAAGACCAGGTGCTCGCCGAGGTGATGACGGACAAGGCCACCGTCACCGTCCCCAGCCCGAAGGCCGGTCGCGTCATCCAGACGCACGGCAAGGAAGGCGACATCGCGAAGGTGCACCACCCGCTGGTGACGATGGAGATCGAAGGCGCCGCGCCGGCCCAGGCCGCGGGCCACGGGGCTCCCGCTCCGGCCGCGCAGACGGCGGCTCCCGCGCAGGCGGCGGCGGCTGCGCCCGCGCAGGCGACGAAGGTGCTGGCGACGCCGGTGACGCGTCGGATGGCGCGTGAGCACGGGCTGGATTTGACGACCATCTCCGGCAGCGGTCCGCAGGGGCGGGTGACGAAGGCGGACGTGGTGGCGGCGCTGGAGGGCGGCGGCGAGCAGAAGAACGTGGTGGCGCCGGCCCAGGCGCGTCCCGCGGCGCCCTCCGTGTCGACGGGACGGTCGGACGAGCGCGTGCCGCTGCGGGGCCTGCGCAAGAAGATCGCCGAGAAGATGGTGCGCTCGAAGTTCACGATGCCGCACTTCGCCTTCGTGGAGGAAGTGGACGCGACGGAGCTGGTGGCGCTGCGTGCCCGGCTCAACGCGCAGCTGGCGGCGGTGGGCGACAACACGAAGATCAACTACCTGCCCTTCATCATCAAGGCGACCATCGCCGCGCTGAAGCGCTTCCCGCACCTGAACGCCAACTTCGACGAGGCGGCGCAGGAGCTGGTGGTGCGCGGCGAATACAACATCGGCATGGCGGTGGCGACGCCGGACGGCCTGACGGTGGCGGTGGTGAAGGACGCGGACCGGCTGACGCTGGCCGAGCTGGCGCGTGAGACGTCGCGCCTGGGTGTGGCGGCGCGCGAGCGCAAGCTGAAGATGGAGGAGCTGACGGGCGGCACCTTCACCATCACCTCGCTGGGGCAGACGGGCGGCCTGTTCGCCACGCCCATCATCAACCACCCCGAGGTGGGCATCATGGGCGTGCACAAGCTCAAGAAGCGCCCGGCGGTGGTGAAGGACCAGGTCGTCGTGCGCGACATGATGAACCTGTCGCTGTCGTGCGACCACCGCGTCATCGACGGCTCGGTGGCCGCGGAGTTCGTGTACGAAGTCATCAAGTACCTCGAGAAGCCGGACATGCTGTTCCTGGCGATGTCCTGAGGTTCCTGGAGGCGGGCCCGGTGAGCGGAGGCTCCCGGGCGCCTTGTCCACGGTAGGGCGTCCCGTGGGGTTGCCAGGGGACGGACCGCCCGCTCGACGGTGGTGTCCGTCGAGCGTTCGAGGTCGGGCGGTGGTCCTCCAAGCCGGTTAGGCTCTGTCGGTATGGCCGAGAACCCTCGCGAGCTGATCCGCGCCGCACAGTCCGCCGAGCTGAGCGGTGACGCGCCTCGTGCGGTGGAGCTGTTGTTCCAGGCCGCGACGCTCCTCCAGCGCGCGGGGAACGCACCTCGGGCGCTCCAGTTGCTGCGCCATGCGCGCCGACTGGATGAGTCCCGCACGGATGTCGCCGACGCGATGGCGCGGATCGAGCAGATGTCGGCGCAGGAGTCGTCGGCCTCTGCCATGGATGTTCAGTCATCGACCTCGTCGATGGGGCGCGATGAGGGAGTCTCGTCGTCGGAGCTGGCGCTGAGGCAGCGCCTCATCGAGGCCGCGCTGCGTGAGCAGGAGGAGCCTCGGCTCGCGGAAGCACAGGTCGAAGCCCCCGCGTGGGTGTTGGACACGGAGGTGAGCGAAGACCTTCAGCGCCTGGAGGCCCAGCTCTCTCGCGGGAGTGACTCGTCCGGGGCCGTGTGGCCTCGAGCGGATGACGACGACAGCGGAGGGGCCGCTCCTGAGCGGGCCGGACCGTCGTCGCGGGCGCGGAGCAAGGGCGCGGACGGCAGCGCGAGCGCTGCTGGGCCCTCGCGCGCGAGCGTCGGAGCGTGGCCTGACACCCGACCCGATGATGAGGGGCGCGGAGCTTCTCCAGGGCGGAGTGGAGCGTCGTCGCGGGACGGGAGCATGGACGACGACAGCGTGCGTCCTGGCGCGACGCGTGCCCAGGCCTCGAGTGTGTCGCCAGGGGACGAAGGGGGCGGGGCCCGAGCGTCGTCGCGGGACTGGATCATTGACGTGGACGACCTCGTGAGCGCCGATTCGACGTCTGGCGAGGGTTGGAGCGTGACGGCTGGCGTCTCGCCAGACTCCCGATTCATGGCGCGGAGCGCAGGTTCGCGAAGCCGTGCTCGGAGCGCTGGTGAGCGATTCATGGGTCGCCCTGGCGCTGACGATGCGTCCTGGAGTCCAGGGCTGCTCGATGAGTGGGAGGATCCGGTGACAGGCGAGTCCGGATCCATGGGCGCGTCGGGGGCGGCGGAGCCTGGACGCGCATCCGGGGAAGAGGATGAGACCTGGCTCCTCGGGGACGTGGGCGAGTCCGTGACCGCCGAGGCGAGCCAGCTTCGCCCCATGGGTGCAACGGACTCGGGTTTGTTCGGAGCGCCGCAGCGAGCGTTGTCAGACGAAATCGAGGGAGGCGACGACACGCAGCCCGAGCGTCGACGCAAGCCGCGCATCATCGAGCGTGGGCCCACTCGCGCGGACGTGACGCTGGATGCGTGGTGCTCGTTCTGCTGCCGACCCCGCGCGGAGATTGGCGAACTCGTCGCGGGACCGGCGGGCGCGTTCATCTGCAAGTCGTGCCTCACGGCCTCCGCATCCCTGCTGGGTGACTCCGTGCGCCCGATGCGTCCTCGGGTCGAGACATCGACTCCGACTCCGAATGCGCCGGACTTCATCGGCCAACCGGAGTCGCGAAGCGCGCTCGTCGATGCACTCCGCACGGGCGTCCGCTGCGTGCTGCTCATCGGCGCGGAGGGCTGTGGGAAGAGCACCTTGCTCCGGATGCTCCAGCGAGAAGGGCAGGGCGTGCTCACCACCGTCGACGCGCTCGCGGAGGCTCCGTCTTCCACGCCACTGTTCATCGAGGATGTGGCCTCACTGAGCCCCGAACATGAGCGCACCCTCGGCGTCTTCCTGGCCCGCGCCGCGAGGCCCACGGTGGTGCTCTGCGCGCGGGGCAAGGCACCGACGTCGAGCAAGCTCACCCTTCGTGCAGAGGGCGTCCGCCTCGACATCCCCACCACGGACTCACTGTCTCGCGCCGTGGGGGGCGCCCTCCCGATGAACATCCTGGAGCACGTCCAGCGCCTCGTGGGCCTGCGTCAGCCCACGCTCGCGGAATACAGGGACATGGCGCGGGCCCACCTCGCCTCGCGCGAGCACGGGACGACGTTGTCCGAGAAGGCCCTCTTGGTGCTCGTGGCGGAAGCCGCGCGCTCCCCTCGCGCGGGCCATGAGCTCCAGGCGCTCCTCCAGCGCATCCCCCCAGGCACCTGGGACCTCGACAAAGTCACGAAGCCGGCGCCTGCTCGCAAGGGGCGGCGCAAGAAGGGAACGTCGTGAACACCATCACCGTCTACCGGCTCGGCCGGGTGGAGTACGAGGACGGCCTCGAGCTCATGCGCCTCTTCGGCGACGCGCGTCGCGAGGGGCTCTGCTCCGATGCCCTGCTCCTCCTGGAGCACCCGCCCGTGCTGACCCTCGGCCGAGGCGCGAAGCGCGAGAACATCACCGCCTCCGACGCGAGCCTCTCCGCCGAGGGCGTGCAGGTCTTCGAGACCAACCGCGGCGGCGACGTCACCTACCACGGCCCGGGACAAATCGTCGGCTACCCCATCTTCCTGCTCCCCGAGTCGCGCCATGACGTGCGTCGCTACGTGCGCGACGTGGAGCGCTCCATCATGCAGGTGCTGTCCGAGTGGGGCATCACCGCCGGCCCCATCCCCAAGTGGCCGGGCGTGTGGATTGGCGAAGAAGGCGCTCCGGACGCGCGGAAGATCGCCGCCATCGGCGTCCACATCTCCCGCTGGCTCACCACGCACGGGTTCGCGCTCAACGTGAACACCAAGATGGAGCACTTCCGCTTCATCGTCCCGTGCGGCATCCGCGAGGCCGGCGTCACGTCCATGCAGCGCGAGCGCGGCAACGCCATCCCCGTGCCCGACGTGGAGGAGGCCCTCGCTCGCAGCTTCTGCGCCGTGTTCGACAGCGAGCGCGTGGATGCGCCGCCGCCCATGTCCACCGTCAGCGTCGCCGTGGTTCGCGGCCACGGCCCGGAGGCCCGCGTCCTGCTCGTGCGCCGTCGCCCCGAGCGCGGAGGCTTCTGGCAGGTCCTCACGGGTCGGGTGGAGTCCGGCGAGTCTCCCGCCCAGGCCGCCGCTCGCGAACTGGAGGAGGAGACCGGACTGCGCCTCACGCCCGAGGACCTCGGCTACCAGCACGCCTTCGCCATCGGCGAGACGCTGCCCCCCGTGCTCGCGCGTGAGAACGGCTTCGCCGTCCAGGCCCCTCCGGACGCGGAGGTCCGCCTGGGCCCGGAGCACGACACCTTCGAGTGGGTGGATGTCCCCACCGCCCTGGAGCGCCTGCCCTTCGTGGGGCTGCGCGAGACGGTGAAGCGCGCGGTGGCACGCCAGCGCGGCGCCTGAGCTACAGCGTGAGGACCATCGCCTCCTTGGCGGCGATGGCCTCCGGGCGGTGCTTGCGCACCTGCCGCAGCAGCTTGTCCATGGCCACGTCGTCGCGGGACGGGTCGTGGTGGAAGAGCACCAGCGTCTTGACCTCGGCCGCGTCCGCGGCGGCCACGGCGGCCTGCCACGTCGAGTGCCCCCAGCCCGTGCGCGCCGGCCCACAGCGGCCGTGGTACTCATCCTCCGTGTACATGGAGTCGTAGATGAACAGGTCCGCGCCGCGCGCGAACTCGAACATCGCCGCATCCATCTCGCTGCCGTGCTCCACGTCCGTCGCGTACACCACGGACCGGTCGCCACACTGCACGCGATAGCCCAGGGTGCCACCCGGGTGGTTCAGCTCCAGCCACCGCACCTTCGCGGGGCCCACCTGCAGCGTGTCCCCAGGCGCCAGGTCCCGGTACGTCAGCTTCGCGCGGAACGCGCCCTCGGCCGTCACCGGGAAGTAGGGCTGCACCATCTGCCCGCTGAGCAGCTCGCGCGTGCTGCGCCCGTTGCGCGCGGGCCCGTTCACCGTCAGCTCGCTCGTCGGCACGAAGATGGGCGCGAAGAAGGGCAGCCCCTGCAGATGGTCGTAGTGGTAGTGCGAGATGAAGATGTTGCCGCGCACCGGCGACGTGCCCGACGCCAGCAGCGCGTCACCCAGCGCGCGCGCGCCGGAGCCCAGGTCGAAGATGAGCAGCTCGTCCCCACACCGCACCTCCACGCACGGCGTGTTGCCACCGTAGCGCTTCGTCTGCGGACCCGGGGCGGGGATGGAACCGCGCACACCCCAGAAGCGCACCTCGAACGGCACGCGCGCCTGATTGCGCACGGCGGTGTTGCGCCGCCGCGCGGGCGTCTTCTCAGCCGGCCTTGGCTTCCGTGTCGTCGTCCTCGGCGAAGAGCTCAATCAGGTGCCCCGTACGCTCGCGCTTCGTCCTCAGGTAGTCGACGTTATGCGGATTGTGCTCGGTCCGGGAAGGGATTCGACGCAGGACCGGAATCCCTTCCTCCACCATCCCGGCGATCTTCAGCGGGTTGTTGGTGATGAGGTCCACCGAGCGTACGTCCAGCGAGCGCAGCATCTCCGCGGCGATGTCGTAGCTGCGCAGGTCATCCGCGAAGCCCAGCTGCCGGTTCGCCTCGTACGTGTCCAGCCCCTTGGCCTGCAGCGCGTACGCCTTGATCTTGTTCCCCAGGCCGATGCCCCGGCCCTCCTGACGCAGGTAGAGCACCACGCCCACGCCCCGCTGGGTGATGAAATCCAGCGCCCGGTCCAGCTGCTCGCGGCAGTCGCACTTGAGGCTGCCGAAGACCTCGCTCGTCAGGCACTCGGAGTGGATGCGCACCGGCACCCCCTCCACCCCCGACACACTCCCCGCGACGAGCGCCACGTGCTCCCGGCCATTGCGCTTGTCCCGGAAGACGATGGTCCTCAACGGTCCACGCCCCGTGGGGACGTCCGCCTCCGAGAACCGCTCCAGGTGCTGGGTGGGCTTTCGGGTCGGAAGGACCTGGGGTGAGCGAGTGTCCGACATGGTGTTCTGGTCTCCGGCTGCGAGGCCCCCTGTTTGGTGCCCCACGGAACGCAAGTCAAGGCGGACTCACCAACGGAGCCCACCCGGAATCGTGGAAAGGATGCGTGACGGACGCCTTCGGTTTCTCAAGCCCCCCAGGAGACGGGTAGCAACTCGACGCCGTCCCCATGAGACAAGCTGCTGGCTTCCCTCGGGAAGTGAAGCAGGTGTGTGGCGGAGGCCGCGGAGCGCAGCGCCCCGGACGTCTGGGTGGACAACGGCCGGGCCCACAGGCTTCCTTCCCGCCAGGTGGCCGTCACCCGCACGAAATGCGCCAGCCCCGGCGTCTTGGACAGCCGGCCGTCCAACCGCCCGGGCACCCGGGTGGGGGCCACGTCCGCGTGCCCCAGCAGGCGGCGCAGCGCGGGCCGGACGAACAGCTCGAACGTCACCAGCGACGACGTGGGGTTGCCGGGCAGGCCGAAGAACAGCGTGCTGCCGCGCTTGCCCACCACCAGCGGCTTGCCGGGCTTGATGGCCACGCGCCACAGGTGCTGCTCCACGCCCAGGGCCGCGAGGACCTCCTTCACGTAGTCCCGCTCGCCCACGGACACGCCCGCGCTGGTGAGCACCACGTCGAAGCCGTGGGCGCGAGACAAGGCCTCGCTCACCGAGTCCCGCGTGTCCTGCGCGATGCCCAGCAGGGACGGCAGCCCGCCCGCGCGGCGCACCGCCAGCGCCAGGGACGGGGCGTTGGTGTCGACGATGCGGCCCTTGGGCGGCTCATCGGCCCGGCACAACTCGTCCCCGGTGGAGAGGATGGCCACCCGGGGCGCGCGGGGAACGGGGATGGAGAGCTGGCCCTGGCCCCACAACAGCCCCAGCTCGGGGATGCCCAGGGGCGTGCCCCGGGCCAGCAGCAGGGCCCCCTCGTGGGCGTCCTCGCCCCGGGGCCGCACGAACTGGCCGGACTCCACGGCCTCCAGGATGTCCACCTGATCCGCGCCGCCGTTGGGGACGGGGCGGGCGCGCTCGCGCATCACCACCGCGTCGGCGCCGTCGGGCAGGGGGGCGCCGGTCATGATCCGCACGCAGGTGCCCGGGCGGACCTCGTGCCGGGGCGTGGCGCCCGCGTAGACCGTCTCCAACACGGGCAGTCTCACCGGCAGGGGACCCGCGAGGTCCGAGGCGCGCACCGCGTAGCCGTCCATGGCCGAGTTGTCCCAGGGGGGCAGGGTGCGCTGAGCCATCACGTCCTCCGCCAGCGTCCGGCCCAGGCCCTCGTCCAGGGACACCCACTCGGTGGCCAGGGAGGGAACCAGGGCCAGCACCCGGGCCCGGGCCTCGTCCTCCGGCAGCAGTGTCGCGGCGTCGTTCATGCGTGTGTTCTCCAGGGCTGTTCGCACCCAAAGTCCGAAGGAAAATCAAGTGTTAGTTTGACAGCCCTGCTGATCATCGTTACAAGCTCCAATCATCGCGAAGCCTGCCAGTCCTCCTGGGGGTGGCTTGGCAACCCGTTGAAAGTACACGGGAACTCTCAAGGAGACAGCGTCGATGGCCAAGCCCAAGTCCGGGGCCAAGAAGGCGACTCCCGCTGGAAAGACTGGCGCGAAGCCCGCCGCGAAGAAGGATAAATCCGCCCGGCTGGATCTGATCAAGAACGCGTCCAAGCGCGTCGCCACCTCGACGACGAAGGTGGTCAAGGCCGTCGCGGAGACGGTGACCAAGGGCGCGAAGTCCGCGGCGAAGAAGGCGGCCGCGGAGGTCGCCCCCGAGAAGGGCAAGGCCACCGAGAAGGTCGACAAGGCGGAGAAGACCGAGAAGGTCGCGGCGACGAAGAAGTCCGCCGCCAAGCCCGCTCCCGCCGCCAAGTCCGCCACGGCCAAGGCTCCGGCCGCCCCCGCGGCGAAGGCGCCCGCTGGGAAGGCCGCCGCTGGCAAGGCGGGCGCCAAGGCGTCCGCGCCCGCCGTCCCCGCCGTGGAGAAGCCCCGTCCCCGCGCCACCAAGCTGCCGCCCCCGGGCGAGCCGCTCACCAAGCGCGAGATGGAGCAGCTGCTCACCGCCGGCGAGGGCCGAGGCGTGACGGGTGAGGGCAGCCTCAAGGGCCGCCTGGTCGTCCTCAACGAGATGCCCAACCTGGTGGTGGTGGGGCGCGACAAGCGAGAGCTCACCTTCCT
The genomic region above belongs to Myxococcus guangdongensis and contains:
- the lipB gene encoding lipoyl(octanoyl) transferase LipB, which produces MNTITVYRLGRVEYEDGLELMRLFGDARREGLCSDALLLLEHPPVLTLGRGAKRENITASDASLSAEGVQVFETNRGGDVTYHGPGQIVGYPIFLLPESRHDVRRYVRDVERSIMQVLSEWGITAGPIPKWPGVWIGEEGAPDARKIAAIGVHISRWLTTHGFALNVNTKMEHFRFIVPCGIREAGVTSMQRERGNAIPVPDVEEALARSFCAVFDSERVDAPPPMSTVSVAVVRGHGPEARVLLVRRRPERGGFWQVLTGRVESGESPAQAAARELEEETGLRLTPEDLGYQHAFAIGETLPPVLARENGFAVQAPPDAEVRLGPEHDTFEWVDVPTALERLPFVGLRETVKRAVARQRGA
- the lipA gene encoding lipoyl synthase; the protein is MATPDRFPLPQVTETTRKPDWLKVRLPHGEGYERVKAIVKRTKLATVCEEARCPNIAECWGGGTATVMLMGEVCTRACRFCHVKVGAPPPLDPMEPIHLAQAVKEMDLEYIVVTSVNRDDRPDGGASHFASAIRELRRESPRTIVEVLIPDFKGVEKDLATVAEARPHVVAHNVETVERLTPTVRDRRAKYAQSLRVLEYLKHRPEGIYTKTSVMVGLGETDAELEQTFKDLRGVGVDVLTLGQYLQPSQYHLRVERFVTPAQFESYKKLAESYGFLYVASGPLVRSSYRAAEFFMKGLMERERLERLG
- a CDS encoding ClpX C4-type zinc finger protein; the protein is MGATDSGLFGAPQRALSDEIEGGDDTQPERRRKPRIIERGPTRADVTLDAWCSFCCRPRAEIGELVAGPAGAFICKSCLTASASLLGDSVRPMRPRVETSTPTPNAPDFIGQPESRSALVDALRTGVRCVLLIGAEGCGKSTLLRMLQREGQGVLTTVDALAEAPSSTPLFIEDVASLSPEHERTLGVFLARAARPTVVLCARGKAPTSSKLTLRAEGVRLDIPTTDSLSRAVGGALPMNILEHVQRLVGLRQPTLAEYRDMARAHLASREHGTTLSEKALLVLVAEAARSPRAGHELQALLQRIPPGTWDLDKVTKPAPARKGRRKKGTS
- the lpdA gene encoding dihydrolipoyl dehydrogenase yields the protein MAETFDVVIIGSGPGGYVGAIRAGQLGLKTAIIEKDKRLGGTCLHRGCIPTKSLLWTAELFHHVKEAGDFGIDLSSPTVNWPNAMKHKDKVVTKGANGIDFLMKKNKVTVIKGHGRIAGKGKVEVTAADGTKQVLDAKNIIIATGSVPKSLPNVPVDHKRVLNSDSILQIERIPKSIIVLGAGAVGCEFASIFNHVGSKTAIVEYLPALLPIEDADISKELEKIFRRRGIDVHTGSAVEKVEHTADGVRVTMKVGNETKTLEAEILLSAVGRSPVTDDVGLDKTSIKTDRGYIKVDSMLRTSEPNVYAVGDVIPTPMLAHMASSECVLAVEHIAGKNPQPINYDLTPSATYCYPEVASVGLTEKKAKERGYDVKIGNAPFGAVTKSAITNESTGLIKIVSDKKYDEVLGIHIIGPHATELLAEACVALKLEITTEELAGTIHAHPTLSEIVHEGAEATLGHPRHF
- a CDS encoding dihydrolipoamide acetyltransferase family protein, which encodes MATFEFKLPDLGEGVMEGELVKWHVKAGDVVKEDQVLAEVMTDKATVTVPSPKAGRVIQTHGKEGDIAKVHHPLVTMEIEGAAPAQAAGHGAPAPAAQTAAPAQAAAAAPAQATKVLATPVTRRMAREHGLDLTTISGSGPQGRVTKADVVAALEGGGEQKNVVAPAQARPAAPSVSTGRSDERVPLRGLRKKIAEKMVRSKFTMPHFAFVEEVDATELVALRARLNAQLAAVGDNTKINYLPFIIKATIAALKRFPHLNANFDEAAQELVVRGEYNIGMAVATPDGLTVAVVKDADRLTLAELARETSRLGVAARERKLKMEELTGGTFTITSLGQTGGLFATPIINHPEVGIMGVHKLKKRPAVVKDQVVVRDMMNLSLSCDHRVIDGSVAAEFVYEVIKYLEKPDMLFLAMS
- a CDS encoding MBL fold metallo-hydrolase, with product MPFEVRFWGVRGSIPAPGPQTKRYGGNTPCVEVRCGDELLIFDLGSGARALGDALLASGTSPVRGNIFISHYHYDHLQGLPFFAPIFVPTSELTVNGPARNGRSTRELLSGQMVQPYFPVTAEGAFRAKLTYRDLAPGDTLQVGPAKVRWLELNHPGGTLGYRVQCGDRSVVYATDVEHGSEMDAAMFEFARGADLFIYDSMYTEDEYHGRCGPARTGWGHSTWQAAVAAADAAEVKTLVLFHHDPSRDDVAMDKLLRQVRKHRPEAIAAKEAMVLTL
- the hisIE gene encoding bifunctional phosphoribosyl-AMP cyclohydrolase/phosphoribosyl-ATP diphosphatase HisIE encodes the protein MLDLDALDFTKGNGLVTVVTQDAATGDVLMVAHADREALALTLSTGEMHYRSRSRGLWHKGATSGNTQRVVSLSADCDRDAVLARVHKAGPACHTGEETCFGAGRWDALAALDATLTERASHAPAHDEKPGYTRRLLGDRNLRLKKLGEEAAELVTACADADSSRAVEEAADLLYHLLVAIKPLGLSLEDVKAVLARRATPPVSSNTR